CCGCTGGAGCGCTTAAGGATGTTCTTCACCCGGGCGACCAACTCCCGCGGGCTGAACGGCTTGGCCAGGTAGTCGTCGGCGCCGAGTTCGAGCCCGGCGATCCGGTCGCCGGTCTCGCCCAGAGCGGTCAGCATGATCACGGGGATGTCGCTGACGGCACGGACCCGACGGCACACCTCACGCCCGTCGACACCGGGGAGCATCAGGTCCAACACCATCAGGTCGGGCATGAGGTCCTGGACGCGGGCCAAGGCCACCGCGCCGTCGCCGACGTGCTCGACCTCGAACCCCTCCCGGGTCAGGTACCGGGTCACGACCTCAGCGACGGTCTTGTCGTCCTCGACGACCAGGATCCTCGCGGAGGCGGCTTGCGTGTCACTCATGTTCCGTAGCCTAGAGGTTGGCGGAGACCAGCTGGGAGTACCGTGGCCGAGATGGAGCGGACCACCCCGTCGTTCTGCGGTCGCTGCGGCGCCCCGGCTGGGACCTGCGAGGCGCGCTGCGAGCAGCGCCACGCCTTCGACCCCGACCGGTTCTGCACGCTCTGCGGTCACCGCCTCGATGTGCAGGTCTACCCGG
This region of Euzebya tangerina genomic DNA includes:
- a CDS encoding response regulator transcription factor, yielding MSDTQAASARILVVEDDKTVAEVVTRYLTREGFEVEHVGDGAVALARVQDLMPDLMVLDLMLPGVDGREVCRRVRAVSDIPVIMLTALGETGDRIAGLELGADDYLAKPFSPRELVARVKNILKRSSGGQAEATSEVLEVDGISLNRKSRAVTIHGQSVDLTQREFDLLGFLMEHPKEVFRREVLLEHVWGYTFGDTSTVTVHVRRLREKIEPDPSNPTFVQTVWGVGYKFGV